A genome region from Meriones unguiculatus strain TT.TT164.6M chromosome 19, Bangor_MerUng_6.1, whole genome shotgun sequence includes the following:
- the Gcm2 gene encoding chorion-specific transcription factor GCMb, producing the protein MPADRAQAADPVLSYGMKLKWDINDPQMPQELTHFDHFQEWPDGYVRLIYSSQEKKAQRHLSGWAMRNTNNHNGHILKKSCLGVVVCARACALQDGSRLQLRPAICDKARLKQQKKACPNCHSALELVPCRGHSGYPVTNFWRLDGNAIFFQAKGVHDHPRPESKAETEGRRSALKRQMASFYQPLKRRSAEPEAGSAQDSCGHLNSTSALEPTELFDMTADTSFPVMGQPCPSIPNSDIHSVPCDLATFQGDVMLPFQKYSSPNIYFPRPPWSYELAGPGVTGSSSYPILYRESSSIPDDTDWVHLNSLQYNVSSYGSYEASLDFTAKYHGWKPMHGKPSLEERVDYGQCQAVTTCPYYNPELPCRCLPTPSAGTQALQTVITTTVAYQAYQHPALKHGDGMQEVSSLASCTCATENLPRLICPPALAPPEGDIQAASPSGRTRVKVPGDCQGARPTVAFPQETEASRTDGAEAWDVCLSGVSSVMGYLDRTGQPFSFDNEDL; encoded by the exons ATGCCTGCAGACAGAGCTCAGGCTGCAGACCCTGTGCTCTCCTACGGGATGAAGCTCAAGTGGGACATCAATGATCCACAGATGCCTCAG GAACTAACCCACTTTGACCACTTCCAGGAGTGGCCTGATGGCTATGTACGCCTCATCTACAGCAGCCAGGAGAAGAAGGCTCAGCGCCACCTGAGCGGCTGGGCCATGCGCAACACGAACAACCACAATGGCCATATCCTCAAGAAGTCCTGCCTGGGCGTGGTGGTGTGCGCACGTGCCTGCGCGCTGCAGGACGGCTCGCGCCTGCAGCTGAGGCCAGCCATCTGCGACAAGGCCCGACTGAAACAACAGA AGAAAGCTTGTCCCAACTGTCACTCAGCTTTGGAGTTGGTTCCTTGCCGAGGGCACAGTGGATACCCCGTCACCAACTTTTGGCGACTTGATGGCAACGCAATATTTTTTCAG GCCAAAGGAGTTCATGATCATCCCAGACCAGAGAgtaaggcagagacagaaggcagAAGAAGTGCCCTCAAGAGACAGATGGCCTCTTTTTACCAACCCCTGAAAAGGAGATCTGCAGAGCCTGAG GCAGGAAGTGCTCAGGACAGCTGTGGACACCTCAATAGCACGTctgccctggaacccacagaacTGTTTGATATGACTGCTGATACCAGCTTCCCTGTCATGGGACAGCCCTGCCCTTCCATCCCCAACTCTGACATTCACAGTGTTCCCTGTGACCTGGCCACCTTTCAAGGAGATGTAATGCTGCCATTTCAGAAATATTCAAGTCCAAACATCTATTTTCCCAGGCCCCCTTGGAGCTATGAATTGGCAGGTCCTGGGGTTACGGGTTCAAGTTCATATCCCATCCTGTATAGAGAGTCCTCCAGTATCCCTGATGACACAGACTGGGTCCATCTAAACTCACTCCAGTATAATGTCAGCTCATATGGCAGCTATGAGGCAAGCTTGGATTTCACAGCCAAATATCATGGCTGGAAACCTATGCACGGGAAACCTAGCCTTGAGGAGAGGGTTGATTACGGGCAATGCCAGGCTGTGACCACATGCCCTTACTACAACCCAGAGCTGCCCTGCAGGTGCCTGCCGACCCCGTCAGCAGGTACCCAGGCCCTGCAGACAGTGATCACCACCACAGTGGCTTACCAGGCCTACCAGCACCCTGCTCTGAAACACGGTGACGGAATGCAGGAGGTTAGCAGCCTGGCCAGCTGCACCTGTGCTACTGAAAACCTCCCAAGGCTCATCTGTCCACCAGCCTTAGCCCCTCCGGAGGGAGACATCCAGGCAGCCTCTCCTTCAGGGAGAACTCGTGTGAAGGTCCCTGGAGATTGCCAGGGCGCCAGACCCACTGTGGCTTTTCCTCAAGAGACAGAGGCCTCCAGGACAGATGGAGCAGAGGCGTGGGATGTGTGTCTGTCCGGGGTGAGCTCTGTGATGGGTTACTTGGATAGGACAGGGCAGCCCTTCAGCTTTGACAATGAGGACTTGTAG